The genomic DNA AGAACGAGAACCAGACGCTGGCCACCATCACCCTGCAGAACTACTTCCGCATGTACGACAAGCTCGCCGGCATGACCGGCACCGCCCAGACCGAGGCGGCCGAGCTGCACCAGATCTACAAGCTGGGCGTGGTCCAGGTCCCCACCAACCGGCCGATGGTCCGCCGGGACAACTCCGACCTGGTCTACCGCACGGAGAAGGCGAAGTTCGACGCGGTCGTCGAGGACATCGTCGACAAGAACCAGGCCGGTCAGCCGGTGCTGGTCGGTACGACGTCCGTGGAGAAGAGCGAGTACCTCTCCCAGCAGCTGCGCAAGCACGGCGTACCGCACGCCGTCCTCAACGCCAAGCAGCACGAGCGGGAGGCGGCGATCGTCGCGGAGGCCGGCCGCAAGGGCGCCGTCACCGTGGCGACCAACATGGCCGGCCGCGGCACCGACATCATGCTCGGCGGCAACCCGGAGTTCCGGGCGGTCACCGCGCTGAAGAACCGGGGCCTGTCGCCGGAGGAGACCCCGGAGGAGTACGAGGCGGCCTGGGACGACGCCCTCGCCGCCGCCGAGAAGCAGGTGGCCACCGAACACGACGAGGTCACCGAACTCGGCGGGCTCTACGTGCTCGGCACCGAGCGGCACGAGTCGCGGCGCATCGACAACCAGCTCCGCGGCCGGTCCGGCCGCCAGGGCGACCCCGGCGAGTCCCGCTTCTACCTCTCGCTGCAGGACGACCTCATGCGGATGTTCAACGCCGCCCTCGTCGACCGGTTCATGACCAGCGCCGGCATGGAGGACTCGGTGCCGATCGAGTCCAAGCTGGTCACCCGCTCGATCCAGAGCGCCCAGACGCAGGTCGAGGGCCGCAACTTCGACATCCGCAAAAACGTCCTGAAGTACGACGACGTGATGAACACCCAGCGCAAGGTCATCTACGCCGAGCGCCGCCGGGTGCTCGACGGCGAGGACATGCACGACCAGATGCGGCACTTCATCACCGACACGATCGACAGCTACGTGGCGCTGGCCACGGCCGAGGGGTTCTCCGAGGACTGGGACCTCGACACGCTCTGGACCGCGTTGCAGCAGCTCTACCCGGTGTCGATCACGTTGGCCGAAGTCGAGGAGGCCGCCGGCGGTCGGCAGGCGATCACCCGGGAGATGCTGCGCGAGGAGCTGGCCTCCGACGCGCTGCACGCCTTCGACCAGCGCACCGAAACCCTGGGCGAGGACGTCATGAAGCAGGTCGAGCGGCGCGTGGTCCTGGCCGTGCTGGACCGCAAGTGGCGCGAGCACCTCTACGAGATGGACTACCTCCAGGAGGGCATCGGGCTGCGCGCGATGGCGCAGAAGGACCCCGTGGTCGAGTACTCCCGCGAGGGCTACCAGATGTTCAACGGGATGCTCGACGGCATCAAGGAGGAGTCGGTCGGCTTCCTGTTCAACGTCGAGGTCGAGGTCGCCCCTCCGGTGGCGGTCGCGGACGAGGCCGGTACGCCGGGTGCGGTGGCCGGCCAGCCCGAGGTGCACGCCAAGGGCCTGGAGGAGCACAAGGCCGACCACCTGCACTACAGCGCGCCCGCGGACGACGGCTCGGTGCAGGAGCGCGACGAGGACGGGGACGGACAGCCCGTCGATTCGGTGGCCACCGGCGGCAGTCGCGCCGAGCGCCGCGCGGCCAAGAAGAAGAACAAGAAGGGCTAACCGATCTCGAGGGCGGTGACCAGCCAGCGCCCGTCGAGTCCCTCAAGACGTACGGCGACCGGGCGCACCCGCCGGGCCACGACGACGATCACCGCCGCCTCGACGACGCCGTCGCGCACGTGACACACGCGCACCCGGCGCAGGGCCACGGCCGGCCGTCGGGTGAGCCGCCCCGCGTGGTGCGCCTGCCGCCGCACCAGCGACTCGAAGACCCGCGGGGCGCAGTGCCGCATGAGCTGCGTCGCGGGCCTGGCGCCGGCGGCGACCTCCACCGCCGCCAGGGCGAGCCGGGCTGCGAACGCGTCCGCCGGGGGCAGCTGCGCCGTCGGGGTGGGCTGCCGCTCGAAGGTGGTGTCCCGCGGGCGGGGGCGGGGAGCGTGCGAGTGCCGCGGGTCGTCGAAGGGCAGCTGATCCTGGATCGCCGCCAGCCGCGGCGCGTCCAGCGAGCGCCAGGCGAGGCGACCACCGGCGCCGTCCGTGGCGGGGTCCCCGACGAAGACTGCCGAGCCGCCGTACGCGACACCCCCGGAGTGGCCGTGGACGACGACCGGACAGACCAGCACGGGCGCGGCGGTCATCGCGCATCGCCGCTGGTCGCGTCGGGGGTGGGGATCCGTAGCACCTGACCCGGGAAGATCAGATCCGGGTCCTGCACCGGGGGGCGGTTGGCCGTGTACCACCGCGGCCACGCGCCGGCGATGCGCTGCGGGGTCGCCCGCGTGCCGAGGTGGGTGCCGGCGAGGTCCCACAGGGTGTCGCCGGGCCGGACCACGACCGATGGCGACGCCTCGCGTCCGGGCTCGGCATCCGGCCGCAGCCGAGGGTCGGGCAGACCGTCGTCGGCCGGCGCGGCCGGCGCGGCCGGCGCGGCCGCCACGGCCGGAGTCGACGTCGCCGCTTGAGCCACCCCGGGCCCGGCTGCCGAGGCGAGGAGGGAGAGCGCCAGCGCCCGGCGTACGGCGACCGGAGCCAACGCCCGCGCGCACGCCGCGCCCGCGCGGCCCACCCGGCCGGGCAGCCGGGCGACCGCGCACCCGACGGACGTTAGGAGCAACCACCCGCTCGTCATGGCGACCACCGCCGCGCAACCCAGCCGAATCCAGCCGCTCGGATCGAGCAGGCGCCACCGACCGAGGAGGGTCCAGGCATCCACGCCGAAGACCCAGACCGACGCCGCCAGGGCGGCACCGGTGAGAAGCCGTGCGACCAGGCGCCGCGCGACCTGGCGGCGTGCGACCAGGCGTCGGGGGGCCGCGGCACGGGCGACGTGGGGGCGGGCCGGGGGCGCGACTCCGGCCCGGGCTGCAGCGGTGCTCATGGGCTCAACGTAGCGGCTAATAGCGTTTGATGTCGTTCGATGCTTCTAGATGTTGATAACTGCACCGCTGCGCGGCGGCAATCGCCTGCGAGCGCCGCGCGTGCTTGACACCCTTGGGGGCACGGTGAGCGGAGGGAGAGCGATGCGCTGGGAGGGGCTCTTCGACGAGCTGGCGGCACAGTGGGAGGCGGAGGCGCGCGAGGAGGCCCGTGGCGAGGTCGCCGATCGCACCCGCCGCGAGCGGGCGACGGTGCGCCTCGCGGACCGCATCGGCGCGCATCTCGGCAGGCCCGACGTGCTCGAGCTGCTCGTCCTCGGTGGCGGCCGGCTGACCGGGTCGGTGCTGGACCTCGGGGCGGACTTCCTCGTGCTCGGCGACGGGGGCGCCCGCCGGATCGTCCGGCTGGGTGCGCTGGTCGCGGTCACGGGGCTGGGCCGGCGGGTGGCCGCGGGGTCGGACGTGACGGCCGCCCGGCGGTACGGCCTGGGCTACGCGTTGCGCGGCGTCGCCCGCAACCGGGCCCCGGTGCTCGTCGACGACGTCCTGGGCCGTCAGGTGCCGGGAACGATCGAGGTGGTGGGCGCCGACCACCTGGAGCTGCTCGAACATCCCCTCGATGTCCCGCCCCGCCGGGAGGCCGGATCGGGCCGACGCGTCATCGCCTTCGACGCCCTCGTCGCCGTCAGCTCCACCTGACCGATCCCCGACGCCGGGTCTCAGCCCTTCGCGTCGTGCTCGACCGCGGCGCGTTGCTCGGCGTACTTCGCCTGGATGAACTCCTCCAGCACGCTGGCCTCGACCCGCCACTGGCCCCGACCGCCGATCTGGATCGCGGGCAGCTCGCCGGAGCGGACCAGCGCGTAGCCCTGGGCGGAGGAGATCGCCAGGATCTCGCAGACCTCCGCCAGGGGCAGGAATCGGTGCGGCATGCTCACTCCAGGTCGGCCGGGTGCTGTGGGTGGTCGCGGTCAGGTCCGGTGGTGCTCGTTGTCTACCACATCGACTGGGGCCCTCCGGCGTCGTCCACAGGCCGCCGGCCGAGTCGGAGGGCGCGGGCCGCTCCAGCGGGGCGCGGGCTGGGTTGTCCACCGCTGTGCGGCAAAGGGTGGGCGGCGTCGCGGGTGCGCGGTGATAATGGGCGAACGTCCAGGTCCGCCGGGGCGGCCGGCCTGGTCGGGCCGCCCGGGACGGACGGTCCACGGGACGGACGGTCCAGGGGTACTCAGGGGGAAACACACGTGAGCACACAACCAGAGCAGGCGCGTCGGCTGCGCCGCCCCTCGTGGCGGGACGGCCGCCTCCTCGTGGGGCTGCTGCTCGTCTTGGCCTCCGTCGCCCTCGGCGTACGGATCGTGGCGAACGCCGACCGCACCGCGCCGGTGTACGCCGCCGCCAGCGCCCTGGTCCCCGGCGAGCGCCTCACCGCCGAGCGCCTTACCAGGGTCGACGTGGCGCTGGGGTCGGCTGCGGCCACCTACCTGTCGGCCACCGCCCCGCTGCCCGAGGGTGCCGTGGTCGTCCGTGAGGTCCGCGCCGGCGAACTGCTGCCCGCGGCGGCGCTCGCGCGCGCCGAGGACGCCCGCCGTTCCCCGGTGATGGTGCCGGTCAGCCCCGACTCCGCCCGGGTGCTCGTGGCCGGGTCGGTCGTCGACGTGTGGGTCAACGACCGGCAGCCCGGGACGGGTACGCCGACCTACGGCACCCCCCGCCGGCTGATTCGCGGCGCCCCCGTGGGGCGGGTCCCGAGCGCGGACGAGGGCCGGCTCACCGGCGTCGGCACGACCGGCGTCCAGGTTCAGGTGCCTGACGCGGAGGTCGAGCGGCTGCTCGCGGCGATGGATCAGGGCGCCAAGATCACCCTCGTGCCCGCCCCCGGGTCGGCGCAGCGGGACCGCTGATGCGGGCCACCGTCCTGCTTGCCGTCCCCGAGTCGTGGGAGACCACGGTGGTGGACGCGATCGCGGCCGCGCCGGGCCTGGACCTCGCGCGGCGCTGTGCAGACCTGCCCGAACTGCTGTCCACCGCCGCCGCCGGGCTGGGGGAGAGCGCGCTGGTGAGCGCCGGGCTGGCGGGGTTGGACCGCACGGCCGTGGTCGAACTCGAACGCTACGGGGTGCGCGTCGTGGGCGTCGTGCGGCCCGGGGACGCCGCCGACGAGGCCCAGGAACGCAGCCTGCGCGGTCGGGGCATCGCGGTCGTCGTCCCGGCGGACGCCGGGCCGGACCGGCTGCAGACGGTGCTGACGGGTCGGGCCGACCCCGAGGTGCGCGCCTGGTTGGCCGGTCTGGCCGGCGACGGCGCCGACCCTGCCGAGGCGGCCAGCGACGACTCCGATCCCACTGGACGG from Austwickia sp. includes the following:
- the secA gene encoding preprotein translocase subunit SecA gives rise to the protein MPKFVDRILRAGEGRELRRLQAYAPQVNAIEDDFEKLSDTELKEETAKFRRRLEDGENIDRLIPETFAAVREASKRTIGKRHFDVQIVGGAALHFGNVAEMKTGEGKTLVATLPSYLNALVGKGVHVVTVNDYLAEYQSELMGRVHRMLGLETGCILSQMTPAQRRLEYGKDITYGTNNEFGFDYLRDNMAWATEELVQRGHHFAIVDEVDSILIDEARTPLIISGPSDQATKWYTEFAKIVTELHRGRPGDRMRGIEPTGDYEVDEKKRTIGVLEQGIAKVENLLGIDNLYESVNTPLIGYLNNAIKAKELFKRDKDYVVLNGEVLIVDEHTGRMLPGRRYNEGMHQAIEAKEGVEIQNENQTLATITLQNYFRMYDKLAGMTGTAQTEAAELHQIYKLGVVQVPTNRPMVRRDNSDLVYRTEKAKFDAVVEDIVDKNQAGQPVLVGTTSVEKSEYLSQQLRKHGVPHAVLNAKQHEREAAIVAEAGRKGAVTVATNMAGRGTDIMLGGNPEFRAVTALKNRGLSPEETPEEYEAAWDDALAAAEKQVATEHDEVTELGGLYVLGTERHESRRIDNQLRGRSGRQGDPGESRFYLSLQDDLMRMFNAALVDRFMTSAGMEDSVPIESKLVTRSIQSAQTQVEGRNFDIRKNVLKYDDVMNTQRKVIYAERRRVLDGEDMHDQMRHFITDTIDSYVALATAEGFSEDWDLDTLWTALQQLYPVSITLAEVEEAAGGRQAITREMLREELASDALHAFDQRTETLGEDVMKQVERRVVLAVLDRKWREHLYEMDYLQEGIGLRAMAQKDPVVEYSREGYQMFNGMLDGIKEESVGFLFNVEVEVAPPVAVADEAGTPGAVAGQPEVHAKGLEEHKADHLHYSAPADDGSVQERDEDGDGQPVDSVATGGSRAERRAAKKKNKKG
- a CDS encoding LysM peptidoglycan-binding domain-containing protein is translated as MSTAAARAGVAPPARPHVARAAAPRRLVARRQVARRLVARLLTGAALAASVWVFGVDAWTLLGRWRLLDPSGWIRLGCAAVVAMTSGWLLLTSVGCAVARLPGRVGRAGAACARALAPVAVRRALALSLLASAAGPGVAQAATSTPAVAAAPAAPAAPADDGLPDPRLRPDAEPGREASPSVVVRPGDTLWDLAGTHLGTRATPQRIAGAWPRWYTANRPPVQDPDLIFPGQVLRIPTPDATSGDAR
- a CDS encoding helix-turn-helix domain-containing protein, whose product is MPHRFLPLAEVCEILAISSAQGYALVRSGELPAIQIGGRGQWRVEASVLEEFIQAKYAEQRAAVEHDAKG
- a CDS encoding flagellar biosynthesis protein FlgA, encoding MSTQPEQARRLRRPSWRDGRLLVGLLLVLASVALGVRIVANADRTAPVYAAASALVPGERLTAERLTRVDVALGSAAATYLSATAPLPEGAVVVREVRAGELLPAAALARAEDARRSPVMVPVSPDSARVLVAGSVVDVWVNDRQPGTGTPTYGTPRRLIRGAPVGRVPSADEGRLTGVGTTGVQVQVPDAEVERLLAAMDQGAKITLVPAPGSAQRDR